The following proteins come from a genomic window of Methanosarcina sp. MTP4:
- a CDS encoding SWIM zinc finger domain-containing protein — protein sequence MPSESETSNPFQALKWSDFQTWAGDKATAKGMKYQDEGRVEEIKRTLEGGLVARVQGTKAYFTEVSLENGKLSSTCTCPVEHDCKHGVAAVLEYLELVEMGEEIPIVAEGDTLLIMARQETALKGWEPLDTYQFFRKDLREYLDQMEKEELIDLLMNLSDRDSLLSKHLWDMLKLASGDTEETIGGIYSELEKLWEEARNYDYRDYESPLPDFSDMRNRLESLLEAGHAEEVADIGMQILEGYEEIAPYDEEGDFGMDIGNCMKVVIKALLQSESPAHERMLRVLDFELKDEYGIFDGKNFWNSDFSASEWSHFSKVLKEKLDAIDSGENLSYSGWGRDQLAERRAFALEKAGNYEEAISLCEEEAEAGEEWSSVQLVKVLLAAGQKEKAEDRLYREIKETRKSDPGTAIELFRILLDIKEKEENWLYSTALRAEEFFRYPSLQFYTDLRDVAKKAGVWKEVREAVYAYLESGNLPADRPGPGEEPSSLPGILPKTGLTDRDSFWKIDAPALELLIDIAVEEENPDEVARWYKELKIREKRGQNRHDRYFTRRARIARAVQDKYPEIAIDIWKNIAEELIDRKKTDAYESASIYLRMVRNAMEARGQKAEWESYLREIREKNRLKRSLLAILDMLERDRIIDK from the coding sequence ATGCCATCGGAAAGCGAAACCTCCAACCCGTTCCAGGCCCTCAAATGGAGCGACTTCCAGACCTGGGCAGGAGATAAAGCCACTGCGAAAGGAATGAAGTACCAGGATGAAGGGCGGGTAGAAGAGATAAAACGCACTCTTGAGGGAGGGCTTGTCGCCCGGGTTCAGGGGACGAAAGCATATTTCACGGAAGTTTCCCTGGAAAACGGGAAACTGAGTTCCACCTGCACCTGTCCGGTTGAACATGACTGCAAACACGGGGTTGCAGCTGTGCTTGAATACCTTGAACTCGTAGAGATGGGTGAGGAAATCCCCATTGTTGCCGAAGGGGACACGCTGCTTATAATGGCCAGACAGGAAACTGCCTTGAAAGGCTGGGAGCCCCTGGATACGTATCAGTTTTTCCGAAAAGATCTGCGGGAGTACCTGGACCAGATGGAAAAAGAGGAACTTATTGACCTTTTGATGAATTTATCAGATAGGGATTCCCTGCTTTCCAAACACCTGTGGGACATGCTGAAGCTTGCGTCGGGGGATACGGAGGAGACGATAGGGGGCATTTACTCCGAACTGGAAAAGCTCTGGGAGGAAGCCAGAAACTATGACTACAGGGATTACGAATCTCCACTCCCTGATTTTTCGGATATGCGGAATCGGCTGGAAAGCCTCCTTGAAGCCGGACATGCGGAGGAGGTTGCGGATATAGGGATGCAAATTTTGGAAGGGTATGAAGAAATAGCCCCTTATGATGAAGAGGGGGATTTCGGCATGGACATTGGCAACTGCATGAAAGTGGTAATCAAAGCCCTCCTGCAGTCCGAAAGCCCGGCCCACGAAAGAATGCTCAGGGTCCTGGACTTTGAATTAAAAGATGAATACGGGATTTTTGACGGAAAAAACTTCTGGAATTCGGATTTCTCTGCCTCGGAGTGGAGCCACTTTTCCAAAGTCCTTAAAGAAAAGCTGGATGCGATCGACAGCGGGGAAAATCTATCATATTCCGGCTGGGGCCGGGACCAGCTTGCTGAACGGAGGGCCTTTGCCCTGGAAAAAGCTGGAAATTATGAAGAAGCAATATCCCTTTGCGAAGAGGAAGCAGAAGCTGGAGAGGAATGGAGCAGCGTCCAGCTGGTTAAAGTGCTGCTTGCCGCAGGGCAAAAAGAAAAGGCAGAAGACCGGCTCTACCGGGAAATAAAAGAAACCAGAAAATCGGACCCTGGAACAGCCATTGAACTCTTCCGGATTCTCCTTGATATCAAGGAAAAAGAAGAGAACTGGCTATATTCAACAGCCCTGCGAGCCGAAGAGTTTTTCAGGTACCCTTCACTGCAATTTTACACAGATCTGCGGGATGTAGCAAAAAAAGCAGGGGTCTGGAAAGAAGTCAGGGAAGCTGTCTATGCCTACCTGGAAAGCGGAAACCTGCCCGCAGACAGGCCCGGACCCGGTGAAGAGCCCTCAAGCCTGCCTGGCATCCTTCCAAAGACAGGTCTGACGGACAGGGATTCGTTCTGGAAAATTGATGCACCTGCCCTTGAACTCCTGATCGACATAGCCGTCGAAGAAGAAAATCCTGATGAAGTGGCCAGGTGGTACAAAGAGCTGAAAATAAGGGAGAAGAGGGGACAAAACAGGCATGACAGGTATTTTACCCGACGAGCTAGAATTGCCCGCGCCGTACAGGATAAATATCCGGAAATTGCGATCGATATCTGGAAAAATATTGCAGAGGAACTTATAGACAGAAAAAAGACAGATGCATACGAATCGGCTTCCATCTATCTCCGGATGGTCAGGAATGCTATGGAAGCCAGGGGACAAAAAGCCGAATGGGAGTCTTATCTCAGAGAGATCAGGGAAAAGAATAGGCTCAAAAGAAGTCTGCTTGCAATTCTTGATATGCTGGAAAGAGATAGGATCATTGACAAATGA
- a CDS encoding pentapeptide repeat-containing protein, with the protein MEYQNEEFEAETFKDIDLSDVSFKNSRFIDCDFENCNLSNVDLDNTKFQNIRFKSCKILGLDFSKCNDFILAFGFEDSFLSLSVFSDMNLENTDFTNCQVYDCDFVNTNLTNANFENSDLKNSLFENANLSFTSFRNAKNYDINPNNNFLKKTIFSIPEVISLLNIYDIVLE; encoded by the coding sequence ATGGAATACCAGAACGAAGAGTTTGAAGCGGAAACCTTTAAAGATATTGATCTTTCAGACGTATCTTTCAAAAATTCAAGGTTTATCGATTGTGATTTTGAAAACTGCAACTTATCAAACGTCGATCTGGATAACACAAAATTTCAGAATATAAGATTCAAGAGCTGCAAAATCCTGGGATTGGATTTTTCAAAATGTAATGACTTTATACTCGCTTTTGGATTTGAAGATTCTTTTCTTTCCCTGTCAGTATTTTCCGATATGAATTTAGAAAATACGGATTTTACCAATTGCCAGGTATATGACTGTGATTTTGTGAATACTAATCTTACAAATGCGAATTTTGAAAATTCCGATCTTAAGAACAGTCTCTTTGAAAATGCGAACCTTAGCTTTACATCGTTCAGGAATGCAAAAAATTACGATATAAATCCAAATAACAATTTTCTAAAAAAGACAATATTTTCTATCCCTGAAGTTATCTCCCTTTTAAATATCTATGACATTGTACTGGAATAA
- a CDS encoding DUF2683 family protein, whose amino-acid sequence MVKAIINIDDHTNRILNIVKAKYGLKDKSAAIIKMAEEYEDVVLEPELRPEYVEKLKEIEKTEAIEVGTVENLRKRYGL is encoded by the coding sequence ATGGTAAAAGCTATTATTAACATCGATGACCACACAAACAGAATTCTGAACATAGTTAAAGCAAAGTACGGGTTAAAAGATAAAAGTGCAGCCATTATTAAAATGGCTGAAGAGTATGAAGACGTGGTTTTGGAGCCAGAGTTAAGACCTGAGTACGTTGAAAAATTGAAAGAAATAGAAAAAACTGAAGCGATAGAAGTAGGCACAGTTGAAAACTTGAGAAAACGATATGGGCTTTGA
- a CDS encoding RNA-protein complex protein Nop10: MGQKIRKCKNCGKYTLKEKCPVCGEGSVPAFPARFSPRDPYGRFRRLAKRG; encoded by the coding sequence TTGGGACAAAAAATCCGCAAATGTAAAAACTGCGGCAAATATACTTTAAAAGAAAAATGTCCGGTCTGCGGGGAAGGAAGTGTACCCGCATTTCCGGCCCGCTTTTCACCACGGGACCCATATGGTAGGTTCCGCAGACTGGCAAAGAGAGGATAA
- a CDS encoding DNA-deoxyinosine glycosylase: MKKRGFSPVLNENTDILVLGSLPSDESIRKQQYYGNPGNDFWRLLGGALGVNLQEMDYERRLDILKMHGIGLWDVFKAGHREGSLDTGIGEEEINDFSKLKELVPELRLVCFNGKKAGEYESLLRKMGYETKVLPSSSGANRRYSKKRVQEWEAVFKRGTE; the protein is encoded by the coding sequence ATGAAAAAAAGAGGCTTTTCCCCCGTCCTGAATGAAAATACCGATATTCTGGTGCTTGGCTCCCTCCCGAGTGATGAGTCCATCAGAAAACAGCAGTACTACGGAAACCCGGGCAATGACTTCTGGAGGCTGCTCGGCGGAGCACTTGGAGTAAACCTGCAGGAAATGGACTATGAAAGGCGGCTTGATATCCTGAAAATGCACGGGATTGGTTTATGGGACGTATTCAAAGCCGGCCATCGGGAAGGAAGCCTTGATACGGGGATCGGGGAGGAAGAAATAAACGATTTTTCAAAACTGAAGGAACTGGTTCCGGAGCTCAGGCTGGTCTGTTTCAACGGCAAAAAAGCGGGAGAATACGAGTCCTTGCTCAGGAAAATGGGTTATGAGACAAAAGTTCTCCCCTCCTCAAGCGGGGCAAACCGGAGGTATTCGAAAAAGAGGGTGCAGGAGTGGGAAGCTGTTTTCAAGCGCGGCACTGAGTGA
- a CDS encoding DUF5658 family protein, protein MKKFITYSLPVVTFFVIGDFITTLIAIEFGYVERNPILYEIVANPGLFLLVKMSIMPVFFYLYKTSSPLLRKVYTAIPTSAGIFLCLNNLYFIFKSMFQFFF, encoded by the coding sequence ATGAAGAAATTTATCACATATTCTCTGCCAGTAGTTACGTTTTTTGTTATAGGCGACTTCATAACTACATTAATTGCCATTGAATTTGGATATGTTGAAAGAAATCCCATCCTGTATGAGATAGTGGCAAACCCGGGTTTGTTCCTGTTAGTAAAGATGTCAATAATGCCCGTGTTTTTCTATCTTTACAAAACTTCTTCACCATTACTAAGAAAAGTATATACGGCAATTCCTACTTCAGCTGGAATTTTCCTCTGCCTTAATAATCTGTATTTCATTTTTAAGTCGATGTTTCAATTCTTCTTTTAA
- a CDS encoding proteasome assembly chaperone family protein: protein MQKSILIRLKEEFELENPLMVVGLPGVGLVGKLVAEHLIDELKAEKVMEVYSPHFPPQVLVNNDSTVRPVSNSIYLGRANETDVLFLVGDHQSTTSQGHYELCTLYLDLAEELGVGRVYTLGGYPTGKLTYDETILGVTSAPELIEELKGYGVDFKESEPSGGIVGASGLLVAFSRLRNIEAACFMGMTSGYLMDPKSAQSLLKLLCKILNIEVNMENLEKKAEEMEIIVEKLKEKEEQQKFPEVKPPEEDLRYIG from the coding sequence ATGCAGAAAAGTATACTTATCCGCCTGAAAGAAGAATTTGAGCTTGAAAATCCTCTAATGGTAGTCGGGCTTCCGGGGGTAGGGCTTGTAGGCAAACTAGTAGCCGAACACCTGATAGACGAACTGAAAGCCGAAAAGGTCATGGAAGTCTACTCCCCTCATTTTCCACCCCAGGTGCTGGTAAACAATGACTCGACCGTCCGCCCCGTAAGTAACTCAATTTACCTCGGGAGGGCAAACGAAACAGATGTCCTGTTCCTTGTGGGAGACCACCAGAGCACGACTTCTCAGGGCCATTATGAGCTCTGTACCCTCTACCTGGACCTTGCGGAAGAACTCGGAGTAGGCAGGGTCTACACGCTTGGAGGCTACCCGACAGGCAAACTGACCTATGATGAAACAATCCTCGGAGTCACTAGCGCCCCGGAGCTGATTGAAGAACTCAAGGGCTACGGTGTGGATTTCAAAGAATCCGAACCAAGCGGAGGTATCGTGGGAGCATCCGGCCTGCTGGTTGCCTTCAGCCGGCTTCGGAATATTGAAGCTGCCTGCTTCATGGGTATGACTTCAGGGTACCTGATGGACCCGAAAAGTGCCCAGTCCCTTTTGAAGTTACTCTGCAAAATCCTCAATATCGAGGTAAACATGGAAAACCTTGAGAAAAAGGCAGAAGAGATGGAGATTATCGTCGAAAAACTCAAGGAAAAAGAAGAACAGCAGAAATTCCCGGAAGTGAAGCCACCGGAAGAAGACCTGCGTTACATAGGCTGA
- a CDS encoding type II toxin-antitoxin system RelE/ParE family toxin has translation MYNLKIRAELDYKFEKLAKKNKKQLEIILNKADEIIQDPHRYKNLRAPMNHLKRVHIDKHFVLVFSVDEEVKTVTLEDYAHHDNIY, from the coding sequence ATGTATAATTTAAAAATCAGAGCGGAGCTTGATTACAAATTTGAAAAGTTAGCAAAAAAGAATAAGAAACAACTTGAAATTATATTAAATAAAGCTGATGAGATAATCCAGGACCCACATAGATACAAAAATTTAAGAGCTCCGATGAACCATCTCAAAAGAGTGCACATTGACAAACATTTTGTTCTGGTTTTTTCTGTTGATGAGGAAGTAAAGACCGTAACACTCGAAGATTACGCTCATCACGATAATATTTACTAA
- a CDS encoding A24 family peptidase C-terminal domain-containing protein, translating into MIEILKILFCMPFLLYSCYSDLKARRVSNKVWKYMLASGSVFVLYELAMGGVPHLKALLISGIIVFVIVYILFQFGAFGGGDAKGLIVLSILLPTYPVFRLGGEFYPLLGLPPIGLFTFTVLGNALLLTIIVPLGMFCYNLLHFSPEMLKKPLYMFIGYRTAISSLKYKEHLGLLEKFEMNEAGELKRSFARAGLNFDANLKPELEEYVKKGLIGNEVWVTPGLPFMLSITAGFVAAVVFGDLLFYIIMRLMLE; encoded by the coding sequence ATGATCGAAATACTGAAAATCCTCTTCTGCATGCCCTTTTTGCTCTACTCATGCTATTCCGACCTGAAGGCCCGCCGGGTCTCAAATAAGGTCTGGAAATACATGCTAGCCTCGGGCTCGGTTTTTGTCCTCTATGAACTTGCTATGGGAGGGGTTCCCCATCTCAAAGCCCTTCTCATTTCCGGGATAATCGTATTTGTTATCGTCTACATCCTTTTCCAGTTCGGGGCTTTCGGAGGCGGGGATGCAAAAGGGTTGATCGTGCTTTCCATTCTCCTTCCCACTTACCCGGTCTTCCGGCTGGGAGGGGAATTTTATCCCCTGCTCGGCCTTCCTCCTATCGGGCTTTTCACATTCACGGTGCTCGGAAACGCCCTGCTCCTCACAATCATCGTACCCCTGGGGATGTTCTGCTACAACCTTCTGCACTTTTCGCCTGAGATGCTGAAAAAGCCCCTCTACATGTTCATAGGGTACAGGACCGCGATTTCTTCCCTGAAATATAAAGAGCATCTCGGCCTGCTCGAGAAGTTTGAGATGAATGAAGCCGGAGAATTGAAAAGGAGCTTTGCCAGGGCAGGGCTTAACTTCGATGCAAACCTGAAGCCCGAACTTGAAGAATACGTAAAAAAAGGTTTGATTGGAAACGAGGTTTGGGTGACCCCAGGTCTTCCGTTCATGCTTTCGATTACTGCAGGTTTTGTTGCCGCAGTTGTGTTCGGAGACCTCCTGTTTTACATAATCATGCGCTTGATGCTTGAGTGA
- a CDS encoding tetratricopeptide repeat protein — protein MNFISVLTSKAREDMHLRITLINGETIEGDVIDINNEGVLVINNNVLSGISFKMIGVWQLGLKNTNKPTDPLTPKVAPIYAEKEENDSCLSEGLHEDLHENLHESLPEDLPEDLLEDDVEVFLAGFSPRNAVLSDIEPNKHVPTPPDFLHKEEKDSDRNMWDSILSHYQNAEVNNNPENMEFLSEEMIFLGSKYPGSGVFYYNAACFKLKCCNYPDAGQLFERAFKLDKKSESLYNAAFAYLHEENKPKALVSLGIYFCIENPLSDIKMWYKFCDIVKETGDYYVFKNVLHEVSIKFCSPEEESADLLKLLLQSVVYVFKDVNILQEKLIPLLRLVKNNNWDPGCEQVKLYIDLFDELTDVPGLCKVNDSFDRMALFLNCEEGGCGSVFGPELNAGDGMGNGCANPENLEPPLEMYVSPAGLRVPGFMTPDNPEFAIKGSFEFANKGSPEGSNEEGTECPGKDEDGISLSEHYSTGLKCGHIYRTIPPGRYGFLRDGDGREYHFKYEDVLGNAGYIDSATEDNQFPVLFKSRASTLEDVATPNTAYIVFSPELLDNIISLARQFSREKDYPHAILELKTVLDYDPDNFEAGNLKERWEKLYEEKYMTNLDKNKINFEPKNEAEWRHKADLMLKLGMCEEALDAFNHARSGMSSSLYGQGIAYLKTGSYAESVECFKKVLVKNPLHYHASYARGLAYQRQGMYESALEDFNEVIRLRPDYQDAWKQKAFVLDQLEKFEESIGAYDMSLALVPTDWTALSRMSSVLTKQNRLSEAMECVEEALRHVPDNPDSLFAKGYIFQKEGKLDNALEWIEKSLEYNPGNVKALTKKAYILAKLGSHDAAVDAIEKAIHLNMNNPKTWYYRGVIFHYSGDYEKAVSSYLCSLELKPGVKRVISCKERAEKDLALSLKLVQEANEEKASPLNSSPELDEIVSQFNKIHSHSS, from the coding sequence ATGAATTTCATCTCTGTACTGACCTCGAAGGCAAGAGAAGATATGCATTTGCGCATTACGCTAATTAATGGTGAAACTATAGAAGGGGATGTCATTGACATTAACAACGAGGGCGTACTCGTCATAAACAATAATGTATTGTCGGGCATTTCTTTCAAGATGATCGGGGTATGGCAATTAGGCCTTAAAAATACTAATAAGCCCACTGATCCCCTCACTCCGAAAGTAGCTCCCATTTACGCTGAGAAGGAGGAAAATGATTCATGTCTGTCTGAAGGTCTACATGAAGATTTACATGAAAATCTACATGAGAGTCTGCCTGAGGATCTGCCTGAAGATCTGCTTGAAGATGACGTTGAAGTTTTCCTGGCCGGGTTTTCCCCGAGGAATGCAGTTCTTTCTGACATAGAACCAAATAAGCACGTTCCCACACCACCTGATTTTCTCCATAAGGAGGAGAAGGATTCCGATAGGAATATGTGGGATAGCATTCTAAGCCATTATCAGAACGCTGAGGTAAATAACAACCCGGAAAATATGGAATTTTTATCTGAAGAAATGATTTTTCTGGGGAGCAAATACCCGGGGTCAGGGGTCTTTTACTATAACGCTGCCTGTTTTAAGTTGAAGTGCTGCAACTATCCCGATGCGGGCCAATTGTTTGAGAGAGCGTTTAAGCTCGATAAAAAAAGTGAGTCTCTTTATAACGCTGCTTTCGCCTACCTTCACGAAGAAAACAAGCCGAAAGCCCTTGTCAGTCTTGGGATATATTTCTGCATTGAGAACCCCCTCTCGGACATAAAAATGTGGTATAAATTCTGTGATATTGTCAAAGAGACCGGGGACTACTATGTTTTCAAAAATGTCCTGCATGAGGTTTCAATCAAATTCTGCTCTCCTGAAGAAGAATCAGCCGATTTGTTGAAGCTGCTGCTCCAGTCGGTTGTTTATGTATTTAAGGACGTAAATATTTTACAGGAGAAACTGATCCCCCTCCTTCGCTTAGTTAAAAACAACAACTGGGACCCGGGCTGCGAGCAGGTTAAACTATATATAGATCTTTTTGATGAATTAACGGACGTTCCCGGCTTATGTAAGGTCAATGATTCTTTTGATCGGATGGCACTGTTCTTGAACTGCGAAGAGGGAGGGTGTGGTTCGGTTTTCGGGCCCGAGCTTAATGCAGGGGATGGTATGGGGAATGGATGCGCAAATCCCGAGAACCTTGAACCTCCCCTTGAAATGTACGTTTCTCCCGCAGGTCTCCGGGTTCCGGGCTTTATGACTCCGGATAACCCTGAGTTTGCAATTAAAGGAAGCTTTGAGTTTGCAAATAAGGGGAGCCCGGAGGGTTCAAACGAGGAAGGTACGGAGTGTCCGGGCAAGGATGAAGATGGAATTTCATTATCGGAACATTACTCTACAGGCCTGAAGTGCGGGCATATTTACCGGACGATTCCTCCGGGCAGGTATGGTTTCCTGAGAGACGGGGACGGAAGGGAATATCATTTCAAATACGAGGACGTTTTGGGGAACGCGGGGTATATTGACAGTGCTACCGAGGACAACCAGTTTCCCGTATTATTCAAATCCAGAGCCAGTACCCTGGAAGATGTGGCTACTCCCAACACGGCTTATATCGTCTTTTCCCCTGAATTACTGGATAACATAATTTCTCTGGCCAGGCAATTTTCCCGGGAAAAGGATTACCCTCATGCAATCCTCGAATTAAAAACCGTACTTGATTATGATCCTGATAACTTCGAAGCCGGAAATTTGAAAGAGAGGTGGGAGAAGTTATACGAAGAAAAGTACATGACAAATCTTGACAAAAACAAAATTAATTTTGAACCTAAAAATGAGGCTGAATGGAGGCATAAAGCCGATCTGATGCTTAAATTGGGCATGTGTGAAGAAGCTCTGGATGCCTTTAATCATGCCAGGTCCGGGATGTCGAGTTCTCTTTACGGGCAGGGTATTGCATACCTGAAAACGGGATCATATGCTGAATCCGTTGAATGTTTTAAAAAGGTCCTTGTAAAAAATCCCCTGCATTACCATGCCAGTTATGCGAGGGGGCTTGCGTACCAGCGCCAGGGGATGTATGAAAGTGCCCTGGAAGATTTCAATGAGGTTATAAGGCTCCGGCCTGACTATCAGGATGCCTGGAAACAAAAGGCATTTGTACTGGACCAGCTGGAAAAATTTGAGGAATCCATAGGGGCATATGATATGAGTCTGGCCCTGGTCCCCACGGACTGGACGGCCCTTTCCAGAATGAGTTCGGTCCTTACCAAACAGAACCGGCTCTCTGAAGCAATGGAATGTGTAGAGGAAGCTTTAAGGCACGTCCCTGACAACCCGGATTCCCTTTTTGCAAAGGGGTATATCTTCCAGAAAGAAGGTAAACTCGATAATGCCCTGGAATGGATCGAAAAGAGCCTTGAATATAATCCGGGCAATGTAAAAGCCCTTACCAAAAAAGCGTATATCCTTGCAAAATTAGGGAGCCACGATGCTGCAGTCGATGCAATTGAAAAAGCCATCCACCTGAACATGAATAACCCCAAGACCTGGTATTACCGGGGGGTCATTTTCCATTATTCGGGGGATTATGAAAAAGCAGTTTCTTCATACCTTTGCTCTCTCGAGCTCAAGCCCGGGGTGAAACGGGTAATCTCCTGTAAAGAAAGAGCTGAAAAGGACCTGGCTCTTTCCCTGAAATTGGTTCAGGAGGCAAATGAGGAAAAAGCCTCCCCTTTGAATTCAAGTCCCGAATTAGACGAAATTGTCTCACAATTCAATAAAATTCATTCTCACAGCAGCTAA
- a CDS encoding 4Fe-4S binding protein, whose protein sequence is MPAKVNKEECTGCRTCVEECPVEAITLDEEEGVAVVDEEECVECGACEETCTSEAIKVE, encoded by the coding sequence ATGCCAGCAAAAGTCAACAAAGAAGAATGTACCGGCTGTAGAACATGTGTGGAAGAGTGCCCTGTAGAAGCAATTACTCTTGACGAGGAAGAGGGCGTTGCCGTCGTGGACGAAGAGGAATGCGTGGAATGTGGGGCCTGTGAAGAGACCTGCACTTCAGAAGCTATTAAGGTCGAATAA
- a CDS encoding TIGR00375 family protein, giving the protein MKVNADLHLHSRYSMACSEKMELPTIAREAAKKGMELIGTGDCIHPKWLDEIKKAAISDEEIRIENTYFVPTTEIEDNRRVHHLLILPSISKAEELAEAMAPFGDLAVDGRPTVKLGGLEIAEIAKEMGALIGPCHAFTPWTALYAYHDTLESCYGDMTDYISFLELGLSADSSYADRISELHRLTFLSNSDAHSPWTNKLAREFTQFEVPEITFNGLKKAILREEGYGATLNVGLFPQEGKYNKSACIKCFTQYTIPEAEAHSWRCPECRGTIKKGVFDRVNELADLDEPRHPNHRPPYLHLIPLAEIIQMSLGHASIQTKGVKTAWNTLVERFGNEVEALIYAEPEALAIVDRRVENAILAFRNGDVIIHPGGGGQYGWLELPEHLKTEKPEPKKRSEKGGRESGKTGKKEKKDTSKDPKQASLFDLNPGETEKEDEGEKDEEKKGEEAEKPAGQRSLFDF; this is encoded by the coding sequence ATGAAAGTCAATGCAGACCTCCACCTCCATTCCAGATACTCCATGGCTTGTTCCGAAAAGATGGAACTTCCGACCATCGCCCGGGAAGCCGCAAAAAAAGGGATGGAACTGATAGGCACAGGAGACTGCATTCACCCGAAATGGCTGGACGAGATAAAGAAAGCAGCTATTTCCGACGAAGAAATCCGGATCGAAAACACTTATTTTGTTCCAACAACCGAAATAGAGGACAACAGGCGAGTCCACCACCTCCTTATTTTACCTTCGATTTCAAAAGCTGAAGAGCTTGCGGAAGCAATGGCTCCCTTCGGAGACCTGGCAGTCGACGGCCGTCCAACGGTCAAACTGGGAGGCCTGGAAATCGCCGAAATCGCAAAAGAAATGGGAGCCCTTATCGGCCCCTGCCACGCCTTTACCCCCTGGACGGCTCTCTATGCTTACCACGACACCCTTGAAAGCTGCTACGGGGACATGACCGATTACATTTCTTTTCTTGAACTCGGCCTGAGTGCAGACAGCAGCTATGCCGACCGGATTTCCGAACTGCACAGGCTGACTTTCCTCTCAAACTCGGACGCCCACTCTCCCTGGACCAACAAACTTGCCCGGGAATTTACCCAGTTCGAAGTCCCGGAAATCACCTTCAACGGCCTGAAAAAAGCCATCCTCAGAGAAGAGGGCTACGGAGCCACCCTGAACGTAGGGCTTTTCCCCCAGGAAGGGAAATACAACAAGTCTGCCTGCATCAAATGCTTCACCCAGTATACCATTCCCGAAGCAGAAGCGCATTCCTGGCGCTGCCCCGAATGCAGAGGGACGATAAAGAAGGGAGTGTTCGACCGGGTAAACGAACTTGCCGACCTCGACGAACCCCGGCACCCGAACCACCGCCCACCTTACCTCCACCTGATCCCTCTTGCAGAAATAATCCAGATGTCCCTGGGGCACGCAAGCATCCAGACCAAAGGGGTAAAGACAGCCTGGAATACCCTGGTAGAGCGCTTCGGAAACGAAGTTGAAGCCCTTATCTACGCGGAACCCGAAGCCCTTGCTATTGTGGACAGGCGGGTGGAAAACGCAATCCTGGCTTTCAGGAACGGCGATGTAATCATCCACCCCGGCGGAGGCGGGCAGTACGGCTGGCTCGAGCTTCCAGAACACCTGAAAACAGAAAAGCCGGAGCCTAAAAAAAGAAGCGAAAAGGGCGGCAGGGAATCAGGAAAGACTGGTAAAAAAGAAAAAAAGGACACATCCAAAGACCCGAAGCAAGCATCCCTCTTCGACCTTAACCCCGGAGAAACGGAAAAAGAGGATGAGGGAGAAAAGGATGAGGAAAAAAAGGGAGAAGAAGCAGAAAAGCCTGCAGGTCAGAGATCACTTTTTGATTTTTAA
- a CDS encoding DUF3149 domain-containing protein, with amino-acid sequence MNKANIIIISLCLSVSILPSVVRADMIFPGATAALLLIIIAPIIGIIALIAWLVIRKIKKDSDSKREPEIKA; translated from the coding sequence ATGAATAAAGCAAATATTATCATAATATCATTGTGCCTAAGCGTATCCATTTTACCTTCAGTAGTTCGTGCAGATATGATTTTTCCAGGGGCTACTGCTGCCTTACTATTGATTATTATAGCACCTATAATTGGAATAATTGCCCTAATTGCCTGGCTGGTGATTAGAAAAATTAAAAAAGATTCTGATTCCAAAAGAGAGCCAGAAATCAAAGCCTAA